One Candidatus Nitrotoga arctica genomic window, GAGCTGCTATAATTGCCCTTCCTCCCTTGGTTCTCATGCGAACCAGAAATCCATGAGTCCGTTTCCTTTTAGTGACGGACGGTTGATATGTACGTTTCATTGTTGATACCCCTA contains:
- the rpmH gene encoding 50S ribosomal protein L34; translated protein: MKRTYQPSVTKRKRTHGFLVRMRTKGGRAIIAARRAKGRVRLAV